In Streptococcus oralis, a single window of DNA contains:
- a CDS encoding CPBP family intramembrane glutamic endopeptidase → MKKTISIFKKIITCFLLTFAIQVVPLTVVRRFYDGVMGDVFSVGAFFLSFFICLTILVYLIKRWGDETTLDCLPIKWVELKWIVLAYLANLVLVVGFIFFTTVLGKVHDNTSSLSFFQHLETSGFLYIVLFWLSTTFTQPLLEEILFRGIILGSLEKYSPIVAIILSSVLFGFAHDGEMLSQHLVSGIVLGILYIKRRNLYSCVVVHGLMNATVTCLFFLAT, encoded by the coding sequence ATGAAAAAAACGATTTCTATCTTTAAAAAAATAATTACTTGTTTTTTACTTACTTTTGCTATTCAAGTTGTACCATTAACTGTTGTGAGACGATTTTATGACGGAGTGATGGGAGATGTGTTCAGTGTTGGTGCCTTCTTTCTATCTTTCTTTATATGCTTAACCATTCTTGTATATCTTATTAAGAGATGGGGTGATGAGACTACTTTAGATTGCTTGCCAATCAAATGGGTAGAATTGAAATGGATTGTTCTTGCTTATCTGGCTAATCTGGTTTTAGTAGTTGGTTTTATATTTTTCACGACCGTTCTTGGAAAAGTCCATGATAATACAAGTTCTTTAAGCTTTTTTCAACATTTGGAAACAAGTGGTTTCTTGTACATAGTTCTATTCTGGTTGTCAACTACTTTCACTCAACCTCTTTTGGAGGAGATACTCTTTAGAGGAATCATTTTAGGAAGTTTAGAAAAATATTCTCCCATAGTTGCTATTATCCTTTCGTCTGTTCTTTTTGGATTTGCTCATGACGGAGAAATGCTCTCTCAACATCTAGTGTCAGGAATTGTATTAGGAATTCTCTATATAAAGCGGAGAAATCTATATTCCTGTGTAGTTGTACATGGTTTGATGAATGCTACTGTCACCTGTCTCTTTTTTCTGGCTACTTAG
- a CDS encoding sensor histidine kinase, with the protein MEIVWKIVYSFLIAGLELFIFFKVDGIVLTLERFFKAFLFKLLLAVVFVTINYIVGNTYLSYFVVPLYGIGLSFLLLRGLPKKLLFFYGLFPMILVNLFYRGVSYFVLPFLDQGQINDKYSFIWVFIMIFNFFISLAFLKWLDYDFTSLRKEILDKAFQKSLTKINWIMGAYFLVMENLSYFEYAYDIQSKTVRHLILVFYLLFFMGIIKKLDTYLKDKLHERLDQEQALRYRDMERYSRHIEELYKEVRSFRHDYTNLLTSLRLGVEEEDMEQIKEVYDSVLKDSSEKLQDNKYDLGRLVNIRDKALKSLLAGKFLKARDKKIVFNVEVPEEIQVEGMSLLDFLTIVSILCDNAIEASVEVSQPHVSIAFLKNGAQETFIIENSIKEERIDISEIFSFGASSKGEERGVGLYTVMKIVESHPNTSLNTTCQNQIFRQVLTIHSMSVYD; encoded by the coding sequence ATGGAAATAGTTTGGAAGATAGTATATTCATTTTTGATAGCTGGATTGGAATTGTTTATATTTTTTAAGGTGGATGGAATTGTTCTAACTCTGGAGAGATTTTTTAAAGCTTTTCTTTTTAAGTTACTTTTAGCAGTCGTTTTTGTAACGATTAACTATATAGTAGGAAATACTTACCTATCTTATTTTGTGGTACCCTTGTACGGCATCGGCTTATCTTTCTTATTGTTAAGAGGCCTTCCTAAAAAACTCCTTTTCTTTTATGGTCTCTTTCCAATGATATTGGTGAATCTCTTTTATAGAGGTGTTTCTTATTTTGTGCTTCCGTTTTTAGACCAAGGGCAAATAAATGACAAATACTCATTTATTTGGGTGTTTATAATGATTTTCAATTTCTTCATTTCTCTAGCCTTTTTGAAATGGTTGGACTATGATTTTACTAGTTTGAGAAAGGAGATTCTCGATAAAGCTTTTCAAAAGTCCCTGACTAAGATTAACTGGATAATGGGGGCCTACTTTCTAGTCATGGAAAATCTGTCTTACTTTGAATATGCATACGATATCCAATCAAAGACTGTTCGCCATCTCATCCTAGTGTTTTACCTACTCTTTTTTATGGGTATTATCAAGAAATTGGATACCTATTTGAAGGACAAACTCCATGAGAGATTGGACCAAGAGCAGGCCTTGCGCTACAGAGATATGGAACGCTATAGTCGGCATATAGAGGAACTTTACAAGGAAGTAAGGAGCTTTCGCCATGACTACACTAACCTCTTAACCAGCTTACGTCTGGGCGTTGAAGAGGAGGACATGGAGCAGATAAAAGAGGTCTACGACTCCGTCTTAAAGGATTCTAGTGAAAAATTGCAGGACAATAAATATGACCTTGGTCGATTGGTGAATATTCGTGATAAAGCCCTCAAAAGTCTCCTCGCGGGAAAATTTCTAAAAGCCAGAGATAAGAAGATTGTCTTTAATGTCGAAGTTCCTGAGGAGATTCAGGTAGAGGGGATGAGCCTGCTTGATTTTCTGACTATTGTGTCTATCCTTTGTGACAATGCTATTGAAGCCAGTGTAGAGGTTAGTCAACCTCACGTTTCAATCGCCTTTTTAAAAAATGGAGCACAAGAGACCTTCATCATAGAAAATTCCATCAAAGAAGAGAGAATAGATATTTCTGAAATCTTCTCCTTTGGAGCAAGCTCTAAAGGAGAGGAGAGAGGAGTTGGTCTCTATACCGTCATGAAAATTGTGGAAAGCCATCCCAATACCAGTCTAAATACCACCTGCCAAAATCAAATCTTTCGTCAGGTTTTAACGATTCACTCGATGTCAGTTTATGATTAG